The Thiorhodovibrio litoralis genome includes a window with the following:
- a CDS encoding type II secretion system F family protein, whose product MARYMYKAVKLDGEEIEGEYEAANEAALIARLQGEGLIPLVTRPAGGLTARLARRRRKELTTKDIEVITRQLATLLEAGLTLDRSLQVLSDLSIDDTVVRVLADLQDRVRGGATFSAALEAQGGQFPKLYVNMVRAGEASGALDEVLVRLADYLERSAELRGTVSSALVYPMILLFVAGLSVILLLVFVVPQFTVLFEDMGAALPLPTQIVVSTGALFRNYWWALLVIVAIIAVLVERWLQDPENRRRFDYKVMGLPLFGDLIWKMETARFCHTLSTLLKNGLPLLSGLNLAKQVISNRKIGEGLDHVAEDLKHGRGIAGPLQQHEVLPQLAQQMIRVGEESGTLDAMLAKVADIFDRETRSSVQRLLTLLEPLLIIGLGVIVAGIIISILMAILGANELVF is encoded by the coding sequence ATGGCCCGCTACATGTACAAGGCCGTCAAGCTCGACGGCGAAGAGATCGAAGGCGAATACGAAGCGGCAAACGAGGCCGCCCTGATCGCCCGACTCCAGGGCGAGGGGCTGATTCCGCTCGTCACGCGCCCGGCTGGCGGCCTGACCGCGCGGCTCGCCAGGCGCCGGCGCAAGGAACTGACCACCAAGGATATCGAGGTCATCACCCGTCAGCTGGCCACCCTGCTGGAAGCCGGCCTGACACTCGACCGCTCGCTGCAGGTGTTGAGCGATTTGAGCATCGACGACACCGTGGTGCGCGTGCTCGCCGACCTGCAAGACCGCGTGCGCGGTGGCGCGACCTTCTCCGCCGCGCTCGAGGCCCAGGGCGGTCAATTCCCCAAGCTCTACGTGAACATGGTGCGCGCCGGCGAGGCCAGCGGCGCGCTCGATGAGGTGCTGGTGCGCCTGGCGGATTATCTTGAGCGCAGCGCCGAACTGCGTGGCACCGTCAGCTCAGCGCTGGTTTACCCGATGATTTTGTTGTTTGTCGCCGGGCTGTCGGTGATCCTGCTGCTGGTGTTCGTGGTGCCGCAGTTCACCGTGCTGTTCGAGGACATGGGCGCCGCCTTGCCATTGCCGACCCAAATCGTGGTCAGCACCGGTGCCCTGTTCCGCAACTACTGGTGGGCGCTGCTGGTCATCGTCGCCATCATCGCGGTGCTCGTCGAACGCTGGCTGCAGGACCCCGAGAATCGCCGCCGTTTTGACTACAAAGTCATGGGGCTGCCGCTGTTCGGAGACCTGATCTGGAAGATGGAAACCGCGCGTTTCTGTCACACCCTCTCGACGCTACTAAAAAACGGCCTGCCGCTTCTGAGCGGGCTCAATTTGGCCAAACAAGTCATCAGCAATCGCAAGATTGGCGAAGGGCTCGATCATGTGGCCGAAGACCTCAAACACGGCCGCGGCATCGCCGGCCCGCTGCAGCAGCATGAAGTCCTGCCTCAGCTCGCCCAGCAGATGATCCGCGTCGGCGAGGAATCCGGCACCCTCGATGCCATGCTGGCAAAAGTGGCCGATATCTTCGACCGCGAGACCCGCAGCTCCGTGCAACGCCTGCTCACCCTGCTCGAGCCCCTGCTGATCATCGGCCTCGGCGTCATCGTCGCCGGCATCATCATCTCCATCCTGATGGCCATTCTGGGCGCGAACGAGTTGGTGTTCTGA
- a CDS encoding DUF350 domain-containing protein, which translates to MTDALDPAILNFIYAFLGGVMTLFFMWLGCKLFGHTVNFDIQAELARGNQAVGMMIMGIFIGVGVALGLVIGMGLN; encoded by the coding sequence ATGACGGATGCCCTCGATCCAGCCATTCTCAATTTCATTTACGCGTTTTTGGGCGGCGTGATGACGCTGTTTTTCATGTGGCTGGGGTGCAAGCTATTCGGCCATACGGTCAACTTCGACATTCAGGCTGAGTTGGCGCGCGGCAATCAGGCCGTCGGCATGATGATCATGGGCATTTTCATCGGCGTCGGGGTGGCCCTGGGTCTGGTGATCGGCATGGGCCTTAACTGA
- a CDS encoding globin domain-containing protein — MTSDDIALVRSSWAQLQPQADQLGTALYQRMFNDNPDLRHLFKGEMDEQAHKLMRMVNRAVESLDDLQALDRVIKMMGARHSGYGVEDEDFPRLREALITTLAERLGSDFTAETRTAWIRVYDELAELMMEGGAS; from the coding sequence ATGACATCAGACGACATCGCACTCGTGCGCTCTTCCTGGGCGCAACTCCAACCGCAAGCCGATCAACTGGGTACCGCCTTGTATCAGCGCATGTTCAACGACAACCCGGACCTGCGCCATCTGTTCAAGGGCGAAATGGACGAGCAGGCCCACAAGCTGATGCGCATGGTCAATCGCGCGGTCGAGTCACTCGACGATCTGCAGGCGCTGGATCGGGTGATCAAAATGATGGGCGCGCGCCATAGCGGTTATGGTGTCGAGGACGAGGATTTTCCACGACTGCGCGAGGCCTTGATCACGACACTGGCCGAGCGGCTCGGGAGCGACTTTACCGCCGAAACCCGCACCGCATGGATCAGGGTCTATGATGAACTGGCCGAACTGATGATGGAAGGCGGAGCAAGCTGA
- the djlA gene encoding co-chaperone DjlA, which yields MIGGIVGLLVAEAPGAVLGAILGHGFDHGLRALRRNGSLSRSERERVQTAFRAVTFSTMGHVAKADGRVSEAEIAMAQAAMKRLRFSAEKKRQAIADFKRGKSPDFVLAQALGAFWRDCRGNPMLLEMFLRFQLQAAYADGPPAPAQRQLLNQVRRALRIPEAEFNQLEQRTRAEQAKGAEKNGTRNKKKSRRRRTPSEAADLTLAQSYALLGVKPGDSDLEIKGAYRRLRSQHHPDKLVAEGLPEEMLKLAAEKTQQIRQAYERIRSARAA from the coding sequence GTGATCGGAGGCATCGTCGGGCTGCTTGTCGCGGAGGCACCGGGCGCCGTGCTGGGCGCCATTCTAGGACATGGTTTCGATCATGGCCTGCGCGCGCTAAGGCGCAACGGCTCGCTGTCGCGGAGCGAGCGCGAGCGGGTGCAGACGGCGTTTCGCGCGGTGACCTTCAGCACCATGGGGCATGTGGCCAAGGCCGACGGAAGGGTCTCGGAAGCGGAAATCGCCATGGCCCAGGCCGCCATGAAGCGCCTGCGCTTTTCCGCGGAAAAAAAACGCCAGGCCATCGCCGATTTCAAGCGCGGTAAGTCGCCTGATTTCGTGCTGGCGCAAGCGCTCGGTGCCTTCTGGCGCGATTGCCGGGGCAATCCTATGCTGTTGGAGATGTTTCTGCGTTTCCAGCTACAGGCTGCCTATGCCGACGGGCCGCCCGCCCCGGCGCAACGTCAGCTGCTTAACCAGGTGCGCCGGGCCCTGCGCATCCCCGAGGCGGAGTTTAACCAGCTCGAGCAACGCACGCGCGCCGAGCAGGCAAAGGGCGCGGAGAAAAACGGCACCCGCAACAAGAAGAAATCCAGGCGCCGGCGAACTCCAAGCGAGGCGGCTGACCTGACGCTCGCGCAGTCTTACGCGCTGCTGGGTGTGAAGCCGGGTGATTCGGACCTCGAAATCAAAGGCGCCTACCGTCGCCTGCGCAGTCAGCACCATCCCGACAAGTTGGTGGCCGAGGGTCTGCCGGAGGAGATGCTGAAACTGGCAGCCGAAAAGACCCAGCAGATTCGCCAGGCCTACGAGCGCATCCGCAGCGCCCGCGCGGCTTGA
- the gspE gene encoding type II secretion system ATPase GspE — translation MPSESASAHPLASVAAKTGLDRLPMLRNALRFSGRRREPRLNPAVDLDAAEQVLGASAEIDPKAAPGEKPSAAGLVEGGEGGGEAIAESLVEDIPPSTTELTAADEARVIAHLHEQGKLSAGDLARARKLADDSGDPLRGMLVRLGLVSDRDMAGAYAQVLGLERATAEDYPEDPILEDAISLRFMKDSRVLPLREHNGELEIAVADPVDHFVSQAVAMATARTVRLRVGLPTEIEAAIERLYEHPSEDAGEADLDAELGNFSEEDIEHLRDLASEAPVIRLVNQILQRAVESRASDVHIEPFADELKVRYRIDGILKESESPPVRSTAAVISRVKIMAKLNIAERRLPQDGRIPLRVQGKELDLRVSTVPTMFGESVVMRLLDKESVSFDFDALGFDGPPRDRLIKVLEQPFGIFLVTGPTGSGKSTTLYTALSRLNTPDRKIITVEDPVEYQVAGINQIPVKASIGMTFAGALRAIVRQDPDIIMVGEMRDLETARIAVQSALTGHVVLSTLHTNDAPSGVTRLLDMGVEEYLLTSTINGILAQRLVRRLCPDCREPFDARPELADRFKRSVPGLEGPVQLYRAGTSACKSCNGAGYRGRLVIAEVLVMSDRVRKAVLAHETATDIGRIAREEGMMTIYQDGLRKALDGRTTIEEVMRVAEEN, via the coding sequence ATGCCTTCAGAGTCAGCGTCCGCGCATCCGCTAGCGTCTGTTGCCGCCAAGACCGGCTTGGATCGGCTGCCCATGCTGCGCAACGCCCTGCGCTTTTCCGGTCGTCGCCGCGAGCCGAGGTTGAATCCCGCTGTCGACTTAGACGCGGCGGAGCAAGTGCTCGGCGCTTCCGCTGAGATTGATCCAAAGGCCGCTCCCGGGGAGAAGCCGTCCGCGGCGGGTTTGGTCGAAGGGGGCGAAGGCGGTGGCGAGGCCATCGCCGAATCGCTGGTTGAGGATATCCCACCGTCCACCACGGAATTGACCGCGGCCGACGAGGCGCGGGTGATTGCCCATCTGCACGAACAGGGCAAGCTTTCGGCCGGGGACTTGGCGCGGGCGCGCAAGTTGGCCGACGACAGCGGCGACCCACTGCGCGGCATGCTGGTGCGTCTGGGGCTGGTGTCTGATCGCGACATGGCGGGCGCCTATGCGCAGGTGCTCGGTCTGGAGCGCGCGACGGCGGAGGATTATCCCGAGGACCCGATCCTCGAAGACGCCATCAGCCTGCGTTTCATGAAAGACTCACGGGTGCTGCCGCTGCGCGAGCACAATGGCGAGCTCGAAATCGCCGTCGCCGATCCGGTTGATCATTTTGTCTCTCAGGCTGTGGCCATGGCCACTGCACGCACAGTGCGCCTGCGCGTTGGCCTGCCGACCGAAATCGAAGCCGCCATCGAGCGTCTCTACGAGCATCCGAGCGAAGACGCCGGGGAAGCCGATCTGGACGCCGAGCTCGGCAACTTCAGCGAGGAGGACATCGAGCATCTGCGCGATCTGGCCAGCGAGGCGCCGGTCATTCGGCTGGTGAATCAGATCCTGCAGCGCGCGGTCGAGTCACGCGCCTCGGACGTGCACATCGAGCCTTTTGCCGATGAGCTCAAGGTGCGCTACCGCATCGACGGCATCTTAAAGGAGTCCGAGTCACCGCCGGTGCGCTCCACGGCAGCCGTCATCTCGCGCGTGAAGATCATGGCCAAGCTCAATATCGCCGAGCGACGGCTGCCGCAGGACGGGCGCATTCCGCTGCGGGTGCAAGGCAAGGAACTCGATCTGCGTGTCTCCACGGTGCCGACCATGTTTGGCGAGAGCGTCGTCATGCGCCTGCTCGATAAGGAAAGCGTGAGCTTCGATTTCGACGCCCTGGGTTTCGACGGCCCGCCGCGCGACCGGCTGATCAAGGTGCTGGAGCAACCCTTCGGCATTTTCCTGGTCACGGGTCCTACCGGCAGCGGCAAGAGCACCACCCTCTACACCGCACTGAGCCGGCTAAATACCCCGGATCGCAAAATCATAACGGTCGAGGACCCGGTGGAGTATCAGGTTGCCGGCATCAATCAGATTCCGGTCAAGGCGTCCATCGGCATGACCTTCGCCGGTGCACTGCGCGCCATTGTGCGCCAAGACCCGGACATCATCATGGTCGGTGAGATGCGCGACCTCGAAACCGCGCGCATCGCGGTGCAATCGGCCCTGACCGGTCACGTGGTGCTCTCTACCCTGCACACCAATGATGCGCCAAGCGGCGTGACCCGTCTGCTCGACATGGGCGTGGAGGAGTACCTGCTCACCTCCACCATTAACGGCATTTTGGCCCAGCGCCTGGTGCGGCGCCTGTGCCCTGATTGCCGCGAGCCTTTCGATGCGCGGCCCGAGCTCGCCGATCGCTTCAAGCGCTCGGTGCCAGGTCTCGAGGGCCCGGTGCAGCTGTATCGCGCTGGCACCAGCGCCTGTAAGAGCTGCAATGGCGCCGGTTATAGGGGGCGGCTGGTGATTGCCGAGGTACTCGTGATGAGCGACCGCGTGCGCAAGGCGGTGCTGGCGCATGAAACCGCCACCGACATCGGGCGCATCGCGCGCGAAGAGGGCATGATGACCATTTATCAGGACGGCCTGCGCAAGGCGCTCGACGGGCGCACCACGATCGAGGAAGTCATGCGCGTGGCCGAGGAGAACTAG
- the thiS gene encoding sulfur carrier protein ThiS, which yields MHIFLNGESHELDPGTTLQRLIDQQGLTGRRLAIEVNQTLVPRSQFAASELAEGDRVEIIHAVGGG from the coding sequence ATGCACATCTTTCTTAACGGCGAAAGCCATGAGCTGGACCCGGGAACGACCTTGCAGCGACTGATTGACCAGCAGGGGCTGACCGGCCGGCGACTTGCGATTGAAGTCAACCAGACCCTGGTGCCCCGCAGCCAGTTTGCCGCAAGCGAGCTCGCCGAGGGCGATCGGGTTGAGATCATCCACGCCGTTGGCGGAGGTTGA
- a CDS encoding AMP-dependent synthetase/ligase, producing MVQWSEDLIPLERAVTLDGLFLQRLHRSPQREAYRWHDRTLDRTRGGWQSLTWAQTAAEVARWRKALAGEALKPGDRVAILLRNCPEWVIFEQAALSLGLVTVPLYTDDRPENVAYILQDAAAEVLLVQDLGRWKRLAEAIADPRRPARVVLLESSAEARAQAERDPRVAPAADWLPAQAETWRQRVADPDELATIVYTSGTTGKPKGVMLTHRNVLSNAHGALTVLDVYQEDVFLSFLPLSHMLERMASYYLPMMAGSTVAYARSVGQLGEDLVNIRPTVIIAVPRVFERVYQRLSQQLKDRPPPARWLFALAARVGWMVFEHRQGRRRWHPLQLLWPLLKRLVATKVLERLGGRIRAAVSGGAPLPPDVARLFIGLGLPLIQGYGLTETSPVISVNPLEDNRPETVGIPLRGVQVRIGDQDELQVKGPGVMRGYWNNHAATARVLGRDGWLRTGDQARLIGRHIQITGRLKDILVLSNGEKIPPADMEMAISMDPMFEQAMVIGEGRPFLSALLVLNADLWPTLAREFGVDPQEPAGLTEPRLVKAMLARMREALADFPGYAKIRRATLLLEPWSIDNGLLTPTMKIKRDRVIERYRDSIEQMYA from the coding sequence ATGGTGCAATGGTCAGAAGATCTCATTCCGCTCGAGCGCGCGGTAACGCTCGATGGGTTGTTCCTACAGCGGCTGCACCGCTCGCCACAGCGCGAGGCCTATCGCTGGCATGATCGTACGCTTGATCGAACTCGGGGCGGCTGGCAAAGCCTGACTTGGGCGCAAACGGCCGCGGAGGTGGCGCGCTGGCGCAAGGCGCTGGCAGGTGAGGCGCTGAAGCCTGGCGACCGCGTCGCCATCCTGCTGCGTAATTGTCCAGAATGGGTGATTTTCGAGCAAGCAGCTCTGTCGCTCGGCCTGGTCACGGTTCCACTCTACACTGACGACCGCCCCGAGAATGTCGCCTACATCCTCCAGGATGCCGCAGCTGAGGTCCTGTTAGTCCAGGATCTGGGGCGCTGGAAGCGGCTCGCGGAGGCCATCGCCGACCCACGCCGGCCGGCGCGGGTGGTGCTGCTGGAGTCCTCCGCCGAGGCGCGCGCGCAGGCTGAGCGCGACCCACGCGTGGCGCCCGCCGCTGACTGGCTACCCGCGCAGGCGGAGACCTGGCGCCAGCGCGTGGCCGACCCGGATGAGTTGGCGACCATCGTTTATACCTCCGGCACCACCGGCAAGCCCAAGGGCGTCATGCTCACCCACCGCAATGTGCTAAGCAACGCGCATGGCGCCCTGACCGTGCTGGATGTCTATCAGGAGGACGTTTTCCTGTCCTTTTTGCCACTGTCGCACATGCTCGAGCGCATGGCGAGCTACTATCTGCCGATGATGGCAGGCTCCACCGTCGCCTACGCACGCTCGGTCGGGCAGCTCGGCGAGGATCTCGTGAACATCCGCCCGACCGTGATCATCGCCGTGCCGCGAGTCTTCGAGCGCGTCTATCAGCGCCTGAGCCAGCAGCTCAAAGATCGCCCACCACCGGCGCGCTGGTTGTTCGCGCTGGCCGCGCGCGTCGGCTGGATGGTGTTCGAGCACCGACAGGGGCGCCGGCGCTGGCATCCACTGCAGCTGCTGTGGCCACTGCTCAAGCGTCTGGTGGCCACCAAGGTGCTAGAACGGCTCGGCGGGCGCATCCGTGCGGCAGTCAGCGGCGGCGCGCCCCTGCCGCCGGATGTCGCGCGGCTGTTCATCGGGCTGGGACTGCCGCTGATTCAAGGCTATGGCCTGACGGAAACCAGCCCGGTGATCAGCGTGAACCCGCTTGAGGACAACCGTCCCGAGACCGTCGGCATCCCGCTGCGCGGCGTGCAGGTGCGCATTGGCGACCAAGATGAACTGCAGGTGAAGGGGCCGGGCGTCATGCGCGGCTATTGGAACAATCACGCCGCCACCGCGCGGGTGCTGGGCCGCGATGGCTGGCTGCGCACCGGGGATCAGGCACGGCTGATCGGTCGCCATATTCAGATCACCGGGCGGCTGAAGGACATTCTGGTGCTTTCCAATGGCGAGAAGATCCCTCCGGCCGACATGGAGATGGCCATCAGTATGGACCCCATGTTCGAGCAAGCCATGGTGATCGGCGAAGGCAGACCCTTTCTGAGCGCCCTGCTTGTGCTGAATGCGGACCTGTGGCCAACGCTGGCGCGGGAGTTTGGCGTCGACCCTCAAGAACCAGCCGGTCTGACCGAGCCACGCTTGGTCAAAGCCATGCTGGCGCGCATGCGCGAGGCGCTGGCAGATTTTCCCGGCTATGCCAAGATCCGCCGCGCCACCCTGTTGCTCGAGCCCTGGTCCATCGACAACGGGCTACTGACGCCGACGATGAAGATCAAGCGCGACCGGGTCATCGAAAGGTATCGCGACAGCATCGAGCAAATGTATGCCTGA
- a CDS encoding transglycosylase SLT domain-containing protein, protein MGSWLGRLGLPAIWLALAPALALAGFGLGHVGHARWTDEYDADFRKYSKRYFGPGFDWRWFKSQAIAESNLRPEAYNPSGATGLMQILPSTFKEIQGKNPSFSSLAETRWNIAAGIYYDRYLYQRWRKRIGVSDQHLFYTFASYNAGFGRVSKAYRKAGGDEDDAVLPWYQVAPYVPAETREYVKKIHRLMRPAFTRQPRREPEPKTASTGNPN, encoded by the coding sequence ATGGGCTCGTGGCTGGGGCGGCTGGGGTTGCCCGCCATCTGGCTCGCCCTGGCTCCAGCGCTGGCGCTCGCTGGCTTTGGTCTGGGGCATGTGGGCCATGCGCGCTGGACCGACGAATACGACGCGGACTTTCGCAAATACTCCAAACGCTATTTTGGCCCCGGCTTCGACTGGCGCTGGTTCAAATCGCAAGCCATTGCCGAGTCCAATCTGCGCCCCGAGGCCTACAATCCCAGCGGAGCCACCGGGCTGATGCAAATCCTGCCAAGCACTTTCAAGGAGATCCAAGGCAAGAATCCCTCCTTTTCCAGTCTCGCCGAGACGCGCTGGAACATCGCCGCTGGCATCTACTACGACCGCTATCTCTACCAACGCTGGCGCAAGCGCATCGGCGTCAGCGATCAGCACCTGTTCTATACCTTCGCCAGCTATAACGCCGGCTTCGGTCGCGTCAGCAAAGCCTATCGGAAAGCCGGCGGCGACGAGGATGACGCTGTGCTGCCCTGGTACCAGGTAGCGCCCTATGTGCCAGCGGAGACGCGGGAATACGTCAAGAAAATCCACCGCCTCATGCGCCCGGCCTTCACTCGCCAGCCGCGCCGGGAGCCAGAGCCTAAAACCGCAAGCACGGGCAATCCCAACTGA
- a CDS encoding AsmA family protein: protein MIRRLRAILLAVVLILAGLGGTLFFAGDYLLDRPQIRDVLIAQAEQATAWQWTIGTGPRIRWRPLPEISLGQVTMQAPADHPQRPRLHAREVLIAFRWGSLLSAELQPASATALGLTGELNSTPNPATTVNPRVIAFDMAQAKVELVGASNATGPRLRELAIDGGQLSLSAVGKDGATRQDLQVTELSLKIGPLPLVGPGLDPGPGLKGEPEDGPGEESAATQVHARGLLLGGLPGFDADWSARMELTSSLAPVSDPDILELSDARLKIGALRLRRANLDLHGPAAELTGDLRLDRRAGLAKLENMQALMLGLRFHGQLSTALEQGLPTASGQLRIDPFDPRAWIENGELDQVPATLTATDQGFRSLAARLDFHLSPRALRVESLRLKLDDTEAQGRASLGFGAQPTALFSLSMDQLNLDRYLPSGDVAHLAARSATTSASRADDELSLTASARTAHDLPPDGRLLKVSALAASEPAPTPPATQAAASSSPFWSALRASGEIEVQQFGIFKLNAGPIELKPRLQNLHLTTDFSAPDFYAGRIGGYLELTPVGAKAPALKLLAKGEGVQIGPLLNDLRTELSASGAAEIGLELTATGGDWAQISHSLGGDAALLLRDVRVEGIALDKLLRAKGLNLPATLAELPQLDVFTEMSASFQGGSGLGLFRSQDILARSPQVAISGTGLVELPTQRVDFDLNAVLQPKANEPDGIDLSGLELPLRIQGGWTAPRVTLDPGPALREAAARALERKLQQHQDKLRALEEHTGIKGLEQGLRQLLGTD from the coding sequence ATGATCCGACGGCTACGAGCAATTCTTCTCGCGGTCGTTCTCATTCTTGCCGGACTCGGCGGAACCCTCTTTTTCGCCGGCGATTATCTGCTTGATCGCCCACAAATCCGGGACGTCCTGATCGCCCAAGCCGAGCAGGCCACCGCCTGGCAATGGACCATCGGCACGGGCCCGCGCATTCGCTGGCGCCCCCTGCCGGAGATCAGCCTGGGGCAGGTAACCATGCAAGCGCCGGCGGACCACCCGCAACGGCCGCGGTTGCATGCGCGTGAAGTGCTGATCGCCTTTCGTTGGGGCTCCTTACTCAGCGCCGAGTTGCAGCCAGCGAGCGCCACGGCGCTGGGTCTGACCGGCGAACTCAACAGCACACCCAACCCCGCCACGACGGTAAATCCGCGAGTGATCGCCTTTGACATGGCACAGGCCAAGGTCGAGCTGGTTGGAGCGAGCAACGCCACCGGCCCGCGCCTGCGCGAGCTTGCGATCGATGGCGGCCAACTTAGCCTGAGCGCTGTGGGAAAAGACGGCGCGACGCGACAGGATCTTCAGGTCACGGAGTTGTCCTTAAAGATCGGGCCCTTGCCCTTGGTTGGGCCTGGGCTTGATCCTGGACCTGGACTCAAAGGGGAACCCGAGGATGGCCCCGGGGAAGAATCGGCGGCGACACAGGTGCATGCGCGCGGGCTGTTGCTCGGCGGCCTGCCTGGGTTCGACGCGGACTGGTCGGCGCGGATGGAACTGACCTCTAGCCTTGCGCCGGTTAGTGATCCCGACATCCTTGAGCTGTCGGACGCGCGCCTCAAAATCGGCGCCCTGCGGTTGCGTCGCGCGAACCTCGACCTGCATGGCCCAGCGGCCGAGCTCACGGGCGACCTGCGTCTCGATCGTCGCGCAGGTCTGGCAAAACTCGAGAACATGCAGGCGCTGATGCTCGGGCTGCGTTTTCACGGACAGCTCTCCACCGCTCTGGAACAAGGTTTGCCCACAGCATCCGGGCAGCTCAGGATCGACCCCTTCGATCCGCGCGCCTGGATTGAAAACGGCGAGCTCGACCAGGTTCCAGCCACGCTGACCGCGACCGACCAAGGCTTTCGCTCGCTCGCGGCGCGTCTTGATTTTCATTTGAGCCCACGCGCCCTTCGCGTGGAGTCCCTCCGGCTAAAGCTTGATGACACCGAGGCCCAGGGTCGCGCTTCGCTCGGTTTTGGCGCCCAGCCGACGGCCCTGTTCAGTCTGTCAATGGACCAACTGAACCTCGACCGCTACCTGCCAAGTGGGGATGTCGCACATCTGGCGGCAAGGTCTGCGACAACCTCAGCATCACGCGCAGATGACGAGCTAAGTCTCACCGCGAGCGCGCGGACCGCCCATGACCTCCCCCCAGACGGTCGATTGCTTAAAGTCAGCGCGCTCGCGGCATCAGAGCCGGCGCCAACACCGCCCGCCACGCAAGCCGCCGCGTCGTCCAGCCCCTTCTGGTCTGCGCTGCGAGCATCGGGTGAAATCGAAGTCCAGCAATTTGGCATCTTCAAGCTGAACGCCGGCCCGATTGAATTGAAACCACGGCTTCAGAACCTGCACCTGACCACGGACTTTTCCGCTCCGGATTTCTACGCCGGGCGCATCGGCGGCTATCTGGAGCTGACGCCCGTCGGCGCGAAGGCACCAGCGCTCAAGCTGCTGGCGAAAGGTGAAGGCGTGCAAATTGGCCCCCTGCTGAACGATTTGCGCACCGAGCTGTCGGCAAGCGGCGCGGCCGAGATTGGGCTCGAGTTGACCGCCACCGGCGGCGACTGGGCTCAAATCAGCCACAGCCTGGGCGGCGATGCCGCCCTGCTGCTGCGCGATGTGCGAGTGGAAGGCATCGCGCTGGACAAATTGCTCCGCGCGAAAGGCCTGAATCTTCCCGCAACCCTGGCTGAGTTGCCCCAACTCGATGTCTTCACCGAGATGAGCGCGAGCTTTCAGGGGGGATCGGGATTGGGATTGTTTCGCAGTCAGGACATCCTCGCTCGTTCGCCGCAGGTGGCCATCTCTGGCACCGGCCTTGTTGAGCTGCCCACCCAACGAGTGGATTTCGATCTGAACGCCGTTTTGCAACCAAAGGCGAATGAACCGGATGGCATTGATCTGAGCGGCCTGGAGCTACCGCTTCGCATTCAGGGCGGGTGGACAGCACCGCGCGTGACGCTCGACCCAGGGCCGGCATTGCGCGAGGCCGCAGCGCGCGCGCTCGAGCGCAAGCTGCAACAGCATCAGGACAAGCTGCGCGCACTTGAGGAACACACCGGAATCAAGGGTTTGGAGCAAGGCTTGCGCCAATTGCTCGGAACCGACTAA